The window TCGTGATAAAAGCCGACGGGCTCGCGGCAGGCAAGGGCGTTTCGATTGTTCAAAACTTCAAGGAGGCAGAAAAGGAGATCGAGAACTTCTTCGTCAAGAGGATCTTCGGTGAGTCCGGCGAGAGAATAGTTGTGGAAGAATTCATGTCGGGAGTCGAAGCTTCCGTGTTCGCGGTGACGGACGGACATGATTATGTAGTGCTCCCTCCTGCTCAGGATCACAAACGAATAGGAGACAACGATACCGGAAAGAACACGGGTGGCATGGGCGCGTTCGCCCCGACGCCCTTTGTCACACAGGAGATCCTCCGCCGGACACGAAGCGAGATCATCGAAAAAGTGATCGAGGGGACATCGGCCGAGGGATTCCCGTTTAGAGGCTGTCTTTATTGCGGACTCATGCTCACTGACGAGGGACCAAAAATCGTTGAGTTTAACGCGCGGTTCGGAGATCCTGAGACCCAAGCCGTTCTACAACTCGTCGATTCTTCCGTAGTCGTGCTTCTCTATTCCGCTGCAAACAAAAAGATCGGCAGCTACAAACTCTCATTGAACGGGAACTCGGCGGTCTGTGTGATGGCGGCCTCAAAAGGTTACCCCGATCAGTATGAAAGCGGCAAGCCGATATCCGGTCTCGAACAGGATGATCCCAGGACAAAAGTGTTTCACTCCGGTTCAAAGAAAGTAGACGGCAAGATTGTGACAGCCGGAGGAAGAGTACTAGGCGTCACCGGAATCGACGCGGCCGGGAGGATACAGACAGCCTCGAAGCATGCCTATGAGCGGCTCGGCAAGATCGCCTTCGAAGGAATTTACTTCCGGCATGACATCGGTAAAAAGGCGATCGAGTATGAGAAAAACAAAGGTGTCTCAAAATGAAAATACTGGTCACCGGCGGAGCGGGTTTCATCGGTTCCAACATTGTCGACGCGTATCTCGCCCAAGGCCATGAAGTTGCGGTGCTTGACGATCTTAGCTCAGGCTCTCTGAGCAATCTTCCTGGTGGCGTCCAATTTCATAAAATGGATATCCGTGATCCTGAAGTCGCTAATCTGTTTGCTGGCGGCAAGTTCGATTTGATCAACCACCTGGCGGCACAAATGGACGTCAGACATTCTGTGGAAGATCCAATGTTTGATGCAAGTGTCAATATCCTTGGTACGCTCAATCTCCTCGAAAACGCCGTTAAGCACGGCGTAAAGAAAGTCATCTTTTCTTCCACGGGCGGTGCGATCTACGGTGAACAGGATTATTTTCCCGCGGACGAAAATCACCCCACACGTCCGCTTTCTCCTTACGGGATCGCGAAGCTGACGGTGGAAAAATATTTGTATTTTTACAACATCGTCCACGGGTTGAATTATGTCGTGCTCCGTTACGCAAATGTCTACGGTCCACGCCAGAATCCGCACGGCGAAGCAGGTGTGGTCGCGATATTTACCGATAAGCTTCTCAACGGCGAGCAGCCCGTAATCAACGGCGACGGAAAGCAAACGCGTGACTACGTTTTCGTCGGAGATGTGGTTCGGGCGAACGTCCTCGCACTGGCATATCCGAAGAATGAGATATTCAATATCGGCACGGGAAGAGAAACGGATGTGAACGAGCTCTTTGGTGTCCTGAGGAAGCTGGCTGGATCCTCTGCAAATGAAAATCACGGACCGGCCAAACCGGGTGAACAGTTAAGGAGCGTCGTGGATTGTCACAAGGCCGAAAGAGCTCTCGGCTGGTCGCCTGCCGTTAGCCTTCATGACGGGTTATTCCAAACCGTGGAGTTCTTCAAAAAGAAAATGCGTTAATTAATGTTTGAAGCGGATATTATCGGCGGGGTTCTCTCTGGCGACAAGCGGGCGATTGCGCGTGCGATCTCGTCCGTGGAGAATCAGGACGAAATGTCGCTCGGTATTCTGAATGGCATTCACAAGAATCTTGGAAATGCGCATCGGGTTGGGATCACGGGTCCGCCAGGTGCCGGAAAGAGTACCCTCGTCAGTAAACTCACAAAGGATCTTAACGAGAGGGGGAAGAGAGTAGGAATTGTCGCCGTCGATCCGACAAGTCCATTTACGGGCGGCGCGATTCTTGGTGATCGTGTTCGAATGATGGAACTCAGCGCACGAGACGGGGTCTTCATAAGGAGCATGGCCACGCGGGGAAGTCTGGGCGGGTTGAGTAAAACCACTCAGCAGGCAGCCGATGTTCTGGATGCTGCCGGGTTCGACCTGGTTCTTCTTGAAACTGTTGGCGTCGGCCAGTCCGAACTCGATGTTGTCGAGGTGGCGGACACGACTATCGTAGTGCTGACTCCGGAATCGGGCGACTCGGTACAGGCCATGAAGGCGGGCCTGATGGAGATTGCCGATTTCTTTGTGCTGAATAAAGCGGATAGGCCAGGGGTGGAGCAGTCGTATAATGCCATCTCCACTATGCTGCAAATATCTGCCCATCCTCATTCGGCATCGGAAGAGTTGAACGGATGGAATCCATTTATTGTTAAGACAGTTGCCAGCGAAAGCAAAGGCATCAACGCGGTCCGAGAAGGGATCGAAAAGCATTACGGCTATCTCGTCAGCAGCAGGAAGCTTTCCGAAAAACGGAAAGCGCGAATCAGGAGAGTCGTATTCGAGATCGTTTCGGAAAAACTTCATGCGAGTTTCTGGAACCGTAAACGGCTTTCAGATCTCGATGAGCGAATTGATCTTGTATTGACAAACAAGATCTCCGCGATTCAACTTGCCGAGGAGCTTACAAGCAAGTAAGGGTGTTTCACAAAACCGGATGCTTATGTCAACGACCCCCAAAGAGGTCCGACAGCTGCTGCCAACGAAAGGAACACTGAATGGATTTTAAGCTCTCTCCTGAAAGCGAACAGGTGCGCGCACTTGCCAGGGAATTTGCACAAAACGAAATGCGGCCGCTGGTTATGAAGTTTGACGAGTTGCAGGAATTTCCATTCGAAATAATTTACAAACTCGGCGAGCTCGGATTCATGGGAGTCGTTTTTCCCGAAAAGTACGGTGGGGCGGGATTGTCCTGCGTCGACTACTGCATCGTTATCGAGGAAATCTCCGCCGTCGACCCCTCGATAGGCCTGTCCGTCGCTGCTCATAACGGACTTTGCACAAGTCATATTTATAGATTCGGGAGTGAAGATCTCAAGTCGAAGTATCTGCCAGGCCTCGCATCTGGAAGGAAAATTGGAGCTTGGGGACTGACGGAGCCGACGAGCGGAAGCGATGCAGGCGCAATGCGGACAGTTGCAGTCCGTGATGGGACAACATACGTCTTGAACGGTGCTAAGCAGTTCACCACGCATGGTTCGGTCGGCGATACTTTCGTCGTGATGGCAATTACGGACTCATCGAAAGGCAAAAAGGGTATAAGCGCTTTTGTCATCGAGAAAGGGACGCGCGGTCTTTCGGCGGGGAAAAAGGAGAACAAGCTTGGGATGAGAGCAAGCGACACGTCTACTCTCGTGCTGGAGGATGTGAGAATTCCAGTGGAGAATCTTATCGGAACAGAAGGTGACGGATTCACGCAGTCGCTGGAGGTCCTTGACGCCGGCCGTATTGGGATAGCCGCTCTGTCGGTAGGAGTCGCCCGTGGGGCTCTCGAAGCCAGTATCAGGTATGCAAAACAGAGGGTCCAGTTCAGCCGCCCAATAGCAGAGTTTCAATCAGTTCAATGGAAAATCTCGGACATGTCCACCAAAGTAGAGTCGGCCAGGTTGCTAACCTATCGTGCCGCTAACCTTAGAGACAACGGGAAAGATATTCGACTGGCAGCAGCGACGGCAAAGTACTTTGCGAGCGAGGCTGCGGTCAGATGCGCCGAGGAAAGCGTTCAAATTCACGGCGGGTACGGTTTCATCAAGGACTTTCCGGTGGAGAAATTTTACCGCGACTCGAAATTACTCACGATAGGTGAGGGGACAAGCGAGGTCCAGAAAATGGTGATTGCCAGAAACATACTCGAGCAATAATTGACAATTACCTCCCCGCGTGCTGGTGCATTAAGAATCTGACCGTTTGTTCTTAATGAGTTGAGCATTACTTTCTTCATGTGGATGCAATGAAACCACTCTTCGTGCTTCTCTTACTTCAGTCGGTTTTGCTCGCACAAGCAAAACATCGCAATCCCTGTTCCGCGCCGCTGGGAAGCGTGAATAGTTTCGCGGTAGTTTATTTTCCCGACGACTCCCTGAACGAATTGGCAATATTCGATATGGTGATTGTAGATCCCGCTGATTATGATTCTTCCGACATCGCGAAATTGAAATCCCTTGGATGTCAGCCGTTCGCTTACCTGAACGTCGGAGAAGTTGAAACCTATCGTGACTATTTCGACATGATAGACACATCCATTCTCCTCGGGCCGGATCCTAAATGGAAAGAACGGTATTACGTCGATCTATGCGATCCGCAGTGGTATGAAGTTATTTCAAAATTTAGACTGCCGGACATAATGGATAAGGGATTTTGCGGCCTCCTTGTGGACTTCTCGGATCTGCTCGACGAATTCCCTGAGACAGAAGATTGCGCAGTTAAGCTCATCAAGAAAATTCACAAGGGGCTGCCCAACACCGCCATCCTGGTGGACGGAGCTGCAAGAATTCTAGACAAAATCGGGAACGACGTCGACGGTGTGGCGGTGGAAGGGCTGATAGGCACATACGACTTCGATGCCGATGAATATGGCGTTCAGCCGGACTCAACGGTAGATCGGGAGTCCGCGCGCCTTCTGGCGTTTGCTAAGAAGTTCAAGACGAGCATTTTCCAGATCGATTATGCTCCGTCTGCCGACAGACAATTGAGAGAGAATATTATCGAGCAATCCAGGAAATTCGGCTTCATACCTTACGTTGGTACTGTTGAACTCGACACACTTTTCACGGACTCGGTCCGCAAATCAAAATTGATTGCGCCGAAAAATGCCAAGTCAACACCGGATACGTTAAAGTAGAAAACCGTCCTTCGTGTTCGGACCGCTCGTCGAATCGGTCGGGCGGTACCGGATGAGGTAATTGAAATTCATCTTCTGCACGGCTAATTTGTTATTTCCTTTGGAGGAATTGATGACAAAAGACGATGTAACTGCTGTACTTTCTAAAATAAAAGACCCTGATCTTCACCGAGATATTGTCTCGCTCGGGTTCGTAAAAAATATAAATATCACTGACAGCCGGATGGATATCGAGATTCAATTAACGACGCCGGCTTGTCCGGTTCGCGACGAGATGAAAGAACAGGCTGAACGTGAAATCCGCCAACTCGGATTCAAGGGTCAGCTTAACATTGCGATGACCAGCCACGTCGCCAGCCATGTCAACCAGGTTCGGGAGCAGGTACTACCCGGCGTGAAGAACACGATAGCAGTCGCAAGTGGAAAAGGTGGAGTGGGCAAATCCACAATTGCTGTCAGCATGGCGGCCGCACTCGCGCGCGATGGCGCTAAGGTGGGCATTGTGGATGCGGACGTGTACGGTCCATCGCTCCCGTTGATGCTCGGTGTAACTGAAAAACCGAGGACGGAGAAGATTGACGAGAAGCATTTCAAAATTTTTCCCGTGGAGAAATACGGGATTAAGATGATGTCCATAGGATTCCTCGTAGACACGGAAACACCCATGATATGGCGGGGACCGATGGCAAGCGGCGCCGTGAAACAATTTCTCACGGATGTAGTTTGGGATGATCTGGACTATATGATATTCGATTTGCCGCCGGGCACCGGCGATGTCCAGCTGACACTCGTTCAAACGATACCTCTGACGGGAACGGTTATTGTGACCACGCCGCAGGATGTGTCGCTTGCCGATGTCAGACGCGGAATAAGGATGTTCCAGAAAGTTAACGTTCCCATTTTCGGCATTATCGAGAATATGAGCTACTTTGTGTGCTCACACTGCGGGCAAAGGGAGGAAATATTCAGTCATGGAGGCGGCGAAAGAACGGCGAAAAAATTCAACGTGCCCTTTCTCGGAGAAATCCCGATCTATACCCCCATCAGGATCGGCGGCGATACCGGAAAACCGATCGTCCTGACCGAGCCGGAGTCGGAGCAGGCACAAATGATTCAGTCCGTGGCGCGTCGCCTCGCCGCACAAGTCAGCATCGCAAACATGTCCGCCGCATCTTCCGGAAAGATTGAAATAGCACTGTAGCTCATCATGCCCTATTCGCAAGAAGTAATCCGATCGATCCAGGATGTCCTCGCGGAATCGAACAAGTTTCTTGCAATCGACAAGGGCGCAGTCGAGTACGTAGATTTGGAACCGGATGGAATCTTACGAGTGAGGTTCGTAGGCTCGTGCGAAAGGTGTCCGCTCAAACCGATGACTCTACGGGCAGGAGTGGAAAGAGCAGTTCTCCTGAAAGTCGCGGAGGTAAAAAGGGTAGAGTTAGTAGTAGTCTGACAGGGAAGCGCGCCTAGTCTTCCAGTGTTCCCGGAATATCAAGAGGGAATGACTGGAGAGAAAGCGGATCAAGTTCCTCGCATTTGCAATTCCGGATCGCGATTGTCCTGGCCGGAAATTTCCTGATGAGCTCGTAATTGTGAGTCGCAACCAGAACCGTTGTCCCGCCAAGATTAATCTTCTTCAATAGTGTCAGGATGTCGGCAGAAGTAGCGGGGTCGAGGTTGCCTGTCGGCTCGTCTGCGAGGATTGCGACCGGATCCTTCGCGATCGCCCGCGCTATGGAGAGCCTTTGTTGTTCTCCTCCGGAAAGTTCTCCCGTGGGCGAATTCTTCTTGTGTATCAATCCGACCTGACTTAAGGCCTGCGTCGTGCGCATTTTTATTTCACGACTCGAGTAACCGACCGCCTGGAGCGCGAAAGTAACGTTGTTATACACCGAACGGTCGTCGAGAAGTCTGAAATCTTGAAAAATAATTCCAAGTCTCCGCCTTAACTGGTAGAGTTCGCGTTTCTTTATGGACGCCGAGGAAAACGAATCGACCTGCACTATGCCGTTAGTCGGAAGAATATCCATGTACAGGAGGCGCATCAGCGTAGTTTTTCCGCAGCCGGTCTCGCCCACTATGTACACAAATTCGCCCTTCTGGATGGAGATATTGGCATCGGAGAAGATGACGTGGTCATCGAAGGCGAAAGCAACTTTTGTACAGTGGATCATGGCTGCTTCAACAACACGAAATGTACTCTTTCAGTTTTGTTATCCGCTTCAAGATAAGTGAAGTCTCCAACGGCAAGTTTCTCTCTGAATCCCGCCGCGCTAATCAATTTACGGAGAAGGTCAAGATCATACACATACTCGTGATGGGCCTCTTCATATACTTTGCCATTCTTTCCAACACGGACAATCGTCGTATGTATTCTCGATTTGCGGTCGTAAGACGACCGTCGTTCGTAAGCGAGCCCGTTGTGCCGTCCTTTCTGAGTGAACAGGTTGTTTTCGTTCAACGAGTTCGGCTCCAGACTTGCGTCAAGAACGAATGCGCCGCCGTCTTTCAGATTCTCATGAGCGATTTTGAAAAAATCGGAAAGCAGACTCTTCGTTGGAATATAATTAATGCTGTCGTAAACGCACACTTCGACGTCGAAAGTACTTGCCGACTCGAATTGCGTCATATCATAATTGAGAAACCGAGCCCTGTTCCTTGTTCTTTTCCCGACTTTTGATTCCGCCACGGCCAGCATCTCTTTCGAACTGTCGACTCCTGTCACCCGGAATCCGAGTCGCGACAGCAAAAGAGAGATGTTTCCGGTTCCGCAGGCGAGCTCGCACAGCTCCATCTTTTTTAGTTTTGACCTGCGTATGTCGATCCCTGACATCTTCAGTAGTTGTGCCAGGTACGCAGCCCAGCTGACGTAATCCACCTCTCGCATCATATGGTCGTAGATGGGGGCACTCGCGGTATACGGTGCGGCTTCTTCGGCGGGCATTTCAAAGAGATTTTTCTTAGCTGATCGGCCGAAGGGGTGCAGGATTGTTCGTTTCAATTCCTGGCAGCTTTTCTGTTCTTCGAAATTTCCATTGCGAGTTTTATCGCTTCGATGGTGCTGGATGGATTCGCTACGCCTTTACCCGCGATGTCGAAAGCTGTACCGTGGTCCGGTGAAGTCCTGATTATTTTTATGCCTGCCGTGAAATTGACGCCTGTACTGAAGGAGCGCATTTTAAGGGGGATCAATCCCTGATCATGGTACATCGCGAAAATGCCGTCGAAGAGTCCTTCGCGGTAAGTGCCAAAGAAAGCGTCAGCGGGGAACGGTCCTTCGGCTTTTATTTTCTTAGACTTTGCCTCGAGGATCGCAGGCTTGATGACGTCGTTCTCTTCGCATCCGATCAACCCGCCTTCTCCCGCATGGGGATTGAGGCCAAGGACGGCAATCCGGGGGAGCTTGACCCCGAAATCAAATCTGATAGAATCATTGAACGTGGACAGCCGCTCAAGTATTGCCTCTCGTGTTAACTGGCGCGAAACTTCGGAGATAGGAACGTGGATTGTTGCGAGCGCGACGCGCGCGAACCCGGAAGCCATGATCATTATCGACCGCTGCGACTTTGAAAGGGTCGTAACCATTTCGGTCTGGCCCGGAAAACAGAATCCCGCCATCTGCAGCGCCTGTTTCGACACGGGTGCCGTCACCATCGCGGCAACCGAGCCGTCAACACAAAGTTCAACAGCTTTCTCGATGGCTTTGCCGGCCCAATACCCGCTTTCCTTCGCGAGGCTTCCTGGTCTTATCTTCTCTTTGAAACCGGGTCCGATGTCCAGGATCGTGATCTCGCTTCGTCCGACCGCGTCCGACAATGAGCCGACACTCAAGATCTTTCTCCTCAGGGAGAACTTGTTGGCGTAGTGCTCAAAAACTTTATAAGGTCCGATCAAAAGTGGGGTGCAGTTCGCCCTGATTGTCCTGCTGGCCGCCGATTTGAGTGCAACTTCAGGTCCGATACCGTTGAAATCTCCGATGGTTATTGCAATTATGCTCATAATTTTTCCGTTTCATACAGCTTGAAATCGCCTGCCCGCTGCTCTTTGAATACCAGAGCCCTTTTCATGTTCGGATAAACCCATGTCTCGTACGTACCATCGCTCCGCAATTCCCGCTTTATTTCTGCCGGCTTGCCGTAAACGATGTAAGCCTTTCCTCTGTCGGTCGCCGCGCCGTCGAGATTAGAAATCGTCCTGAAATTCTCAACTGCATAATCGGCTCTTCTGTAGAATTCATCCTCAAGCTCGTTGAATGCAGTGTTCGGTGTGGGATCGTGGGACTTCCAGTAGGCGTCGAACTTTTGTTTCACTTCCTCATCGCTGCCGGAATTTATCTCGGAAAAAACAGAGTCAGGCAAGATGTATTTGATCAGTGATAAAGCTGTCTTCCGGTCTCGAAGCGTCAACGGTTCATCCAACCACAAGTAAGAGAAGTGCAGCTTCTCACCCGAACTGTCGGAGGAACAAGTCAGCTCGTATTGTCCCGCACGTAAGGTGTCGCTCGGAAATGATATGATGTATGTATGTGTACCACGATTGTTATCGCCCACAAGGTCCAGCGTCAGGCCGCTGCTGTCGGGCGAGATCTCGCCCTGCCAGGGTTGAACTGATCTTGCAACTGCGACCACCTGGCCTTTCGGCGTTTCAAGCGAGAATGTTGGAGGATCTTTGAACTTATGCTTCATGACAACCACGGCGCGGATTGTGTTCGGAAACGCTGCAACGTCGCCTTCCGGGGAAGGAAAAATCTTGTCGCCAAGCACGGAGTCCGCAAAGATCGCAGAAAGGACGACTGAGGTTCCCGGATGACGCAAATCCAACGCAATGGAACGGCTGAGATAAGTAATCTGCTGGTTATCGTCACGGACTTCTGCCGAAATTTTAAATGATGATTTTCGAAGATCTGCGACAATCAGGTCCCTTGCCACCATGTGCCGGTCCTGGGTCTCTTCAAAATTTCGCGACGTAATCTTTCTTGTATTGAAAATGTGACTGTTGATGCCGGAACTCGAATCGAATGCGTCGACGGAGAAATCTAACTCCGACCGGAATGCACCTAATCCATCCCGAGTCTTGACAAAAATCAGTCTCGGGAAGGGGATAACGTAAGTAAAACATACCTCGACGCTGTCGGCAGATTGCCCCAGGATCAGATAGCTCAACGGGAAACTCTGCATCTGCAACATTTGCGGCTGGGAGAACGAGATACATGGGAAAAGGAGAAAGGACCATACTACTAGCAATCGTAACGTCATCGAATAAAAGTTAAACACATCGACCTTCTTTATCAAAATAAATATCGGATACTGGTCTATGTAACCGGCGGCGTCGTGATCCGACTTAACGATGTCGAGGTGGACTCAATCACAGATATCGACTCCTTGAAGAAAAACACGATCACCGATCCACTCAACCTTCACACATGGAGCGTGGGCCGCGTAATCTTTTGGACGAGTGGCGAGATGGGAGAGATTAATTTCAAATCGAGCGGTGATAGGATTTGATTTAGAGGTTCGATGGAAATAACTTCTACACATCGTTTCCGAGCTTCACCTTAATTACCGCGTAAAACACGAGACACGTTATCATTTCTGAAATCAACGCCGAATCTCAGAACATATCGGGCGAGCCCCCGGGTCTGATTCGCGGCTTGACTGTTCTCGACATGACGATGATCGTGATCGGATCGATCATCGGAGCCGGGATTTTCATGACGCCCTCCGCCATCGCCCAGGAATTGCAGTCGCCCGGCCTCGTGATATTTGTATGGCTGCTTGGCGGCGTCATGGCACTCTGCGGCGCGCTTACATATGCGGAACTCGGTGCATTGATGCCCGAGGCAGGCGGAGTGTACCACTATCTTACTCAGGCATACGGCGGGCTTTGGGGATTTTTGTACGGCTGGACATATTTCCTTGTCGTCAACACAGGCGGGCTTGCTGCGATTTCGTTGGTCTACTCAACTTACCTCGGATATTTTGTTCACTTGTCCCCTATCGGGATCAAAGCAGCCGCAGCCATCGGCATTGCGCTGCTGACACTTGTAAATTACTTCGGTGTCAAAGCCGGTGGAACATTTGCGACCTTGTTTACCGGACTCAAAGTGCTCGCGATTGCAGGCCTGATCGTTCTCGGTTTCGTCCTTGGTAAAGGCCAGGGGAGCCCGTTGTCGCCCCTGGTGCCACTTTCGATAGGCGGCAGACTTGGCAGTGCGCTTGCGATGGCAATGGTCGGCGTTTTATGGTCATACGGAGGATGGCAACACGCGACGTTTCTCGCAGGCGAGGCAAAGAATCCGAAAAGGAGTCTGCCTTTTTCGATTATTGGCGGCACTATCGTGGTAGTGTTGGCTTACGTGCTTGTCAACATTGTCTATCTCCATCTGCTGCGCGTCAGCGAAATCGCGTCTTCGCAGCGTGTGGCTGCCGACGCTGCCGAACGATTTCTCGGCCCGCTGGGTGGAATGTTGATTTCGGTGGCAATCATAATCTCGACATTGGGTACGGCGGGCATCTACACGCTAAGTGCACCACGAATTTATTTCGCGATGGCAAGAGACGGAGTCTTCTTTAAGAAGGCCGCGTATGTCCACCCAAAATATCACACGCCTACGTTTTCAATATTATTCCAATCCGCCTGGGCAATTATTCTCATATTCTCGGGCTCGTTCCTGCAAATCATAACTTACGCGATCTTCGGAGACTGGATCTTCTTCGCACTGACAGCCGGAACAGTAATAGTCTTCAGGAAGAAGCTAAAATCTGCGGAGCGTCCTTACCGAACGTTAGGCTATCCGTACACCACGCTGTTTTTCATTTTGGTCGCGACATGGTTTGTCGTCAACACACTAATTACATCCCCGCTTCAATCACTCGCAGGGTTAGCCCTCATCGCGCTAGGGATTCCGGTCTATTCATATTGGGTCAGAAGGCGTCTTGCACTAAATTCGAATGAAGTGCCCCGATAATATGGGCACTCCAGAAGCAGTTCACAGCAAGAGGAAAGTCGAATGCTAAAATATGATATCGAGAAATATCGAAAACTGTTTCCGGTTATCGAAGAAGGCATTACATATCTAAATCACGCCGCCACAAGTCCACTTTCGAAAAGAGTGCTCAGCGCGATAAACAAATACCTGGACGAGCGAAGCAGGACGAACATCGACAATTACCTCCTGTTCCAGGGAATTCTCACGGAGACGCGGTCCCTGGCGGCCAGGATTATCAACTCAACGCCTGACCGGATCGC of the Candidatus Kryptoniota bacterium genome contains:
- a CDS encoding GWxTD domain-containing protein; its protein translation is MSYLILGQSADSVEVCFTYVIPFPRLIFVKTRDGLGAFRSELDFSVDAFDSSSGINSHIFNTRKITSRNFEETQDRHMVARDLIVADLRKSSFKISAEVRDDNQQITYLSRSIALDLRHPGTSVVLSAIFADSVLGDKIFPSPEGDVAAFPNTIRAVVVMKHKFKDPPTFSLETPKGQVVAVARSVQPWQGEISPDSSGLTLDLVGDNNRGTHTYIISFPSDTLRAGQYELTCSSDSSGEKLHFSYLWLDEPLTLRDRKTALSLIKYILPDSVFSEINSGSDEEVKQKFDAYWKSHDPTPNTAFNELEDEFYRRADYAVENFRTISNLDGAATDRGKAYIVYGKPAEIKRELRSDGTYETWVYPNMKRALVFKEQRAGDFKLYETEKL
- a CDS encoding amino acid permease is translated as MTVLDMTMIVIGSIIGAGIFMTPSAIAQELQSPGLVIFVWLLGGVMALCGALTYAELGALMPEAGGVYHYLTQAYGGLWGFLYGWTYFLVVNTGGLAAISLVYSTYLGYFVHLSPIGIKAAAAIGIALLTLVNYFGVKAGGTFATLFTGLKVLAIAGLIVLGFVLGKGQGSPLSPLVPLSIGGRLGSALAMAMVGVLWSYGGWQHATFLAGEAKNPKRSLPFSIIGGTIVVVLAYVLVNIVYLHLLRVSEIASSQRVAADAAERFLGPLGGMLISVAIIISTLGTAGIYTLSAPRIYFAMARDGVFFKKAAYVHPKYHTPTFSILFQSAWAIILIFSGSFLQIITYAIFGDWIFFALTAGTVIVFRKKLKSAERPYRTLGYPYTTLFFILVATWFVVNTLITSPLQSLAGLALIALGIPVYSYWVRRRLALNSNEVPR